From a single Elusimicrobiales bacterium genomic region:
- a CDS encoding pyridoxal-phosphate dependent enzyme produces MAKIKINAAVLEKTARRCRERGIIIPTFRQLREPGLVPDKIKARLKKTDLWAVDPVNLFRIGWHNDIETGLYGGVNYLELPSSLTGVKARIIGLIGKYFPTGAHKVGAAFGCLVPRLVSGEFNPASQKAVWPSTGNYCRGGAFDSALLGAPAVAILPEGMSRERFEWLKSIGAEVIATPGTESNVKEIYDKCWEIKKTRKDCVIFNQFEEFGNPIWHYHVTGPAIEEVFSSLKGAAMAGYVSATGSAGTIAAGDYLKKKFPGMKVAASEALQCPTLLLNGFGEHRIEGIGDKHIPWVHNVRNTDMVVAVDDENCMRLLRLFNEPEGKKTLAASGVPASVIDKLPLLGISGISNTLSAIKLAKYYELGERDVVFTVFTDSMDLYKSRLAELAAGRGRYTHDNAVADMERRLLGATVDYMRELSFTDRKALHNLKYFTWVEQQGRTSDELRRLWEPGFWDETFALADEWDKLIVKFNKTAGVL; encoded by the coding sequence ATGGCTAAAATTAAAATCAATGCTGCTGTTCTGGAAAAGACCGCGCGGCGGTGCAGGGAGCGCGGAATTATCATCCCTACTTTTCGCCAACTGCGCGAGCCGGGGCTGGTGCCGGATAAAATCAAGGCCCGGCTTAAAAAAACCGATTTGTGGGCGGTGGACCCCGTCAATCTGTTCCGCATCGGCTGGCATAACGACATTGAAACCGGGCTTTACGGCGGGGTCAATTATCTTGAGCTGCCTTCTTCGCTTACCGGCGTAAAGGCCCGGATTATCGGACTTATCGGCAAGTATTTCCCGACGGGGGCGCATAAAGTGGGAGCGGCCTTCGGCTGCCTTGTCCCGCGGCTTGTAAGCGGCGAGTTCAACCCCGCGTCGCAAAAGGCCGTCTGGCCCTCCACCGGCAATTACTGCCGCGGCGGAGCCTTTGACAGCGCGCTGCTGGGCGCGCCCGCCGTCGCCATTCTGCCCGAAGGGATGAGCAGGGAGCGGTTTGAATGGCTTAAATCCATCGGCGCGGAGGTGATTGCCACGCCGGGAACCGAATCCAACGTCAAGGAAATCTACGACAAGTGCTGGGAGATAAAAAAGACGCGCAAGGACTGCGTTATTTTCAACCAGTTTGAGGAGTTCGGCAATCCGATATGGCATTATCACGTCACCGGCCCGGCGATTGAGGAGGTGTTCTCCTCGCTTAAAGGGGCCGCTATGGCGGGGTATGTGTCTGCCACCGGCTCTGCGGGGACTATCGCGGCGGGCGATTATCTCAAGAAAAAATTCCCCGGCATGAAAGTCGCCGCCTCCGAGGCTTTGCAATGCCCCACCCTGCTGCTTAACGGTTTCGGCGAGCACCGCATTGAAGGCATCGGCGACAAGCATATCCCCTGGGTGCATAATGTCCGCAACACGGACATGGTCGTCGCCGTAGACGATGAGAATTGCATGCGCCTGCTGCGGCTTTTCAACGAGCCGGAGGGCAAAAAGACGCTGGCGGCATCCGGCGTTCCCGCCTCCGTGATAGACAAGCTGCCGCTGCTGGGGATTTCCGGCATTTCAAACACGCTGTCGGCTATCAAGCTGGCTAAATATTACGAGCTTGGCGAGAGGGATGTGGTTTTCACCGTGTTTACGGATTCCATGGACCTCTACAAATCCCGTCTGGCCGAACTTGCAGCCGGGCGCGGCAGATACACCCATGACAATGCCGTCGCCGACATGGAGCGGCGGCTGCTGGGCGCGACGGTTGATTATATGCGCGAGCTTTCGTTTACCGACCGCAAGGCGCTGCACAACCTGAAGTATTTCACCTGGGTGGAACAGCAGGGCCGGACATCGGATGAACTGCGCCGCCTCTGGGAGCCGGGTTTCTGGGACGAGACATTCGCGCTCGCGGACGAGTGGGACAAGCTCATCGTCAAATTCAACAAAACAGCGGGTGTGTTATGA
- a CDS encoding restriction endonuclease yields the protein MPIPDYQSIMLPLLKFCADGQEHSIKSASEHVANAFKLTEQEKKELLPSQTQTVIYSRTSWARTYLSKAGLLAAPKKAHLIITTEGVEVLGQNPEKIDNKFLTRFPQFAEFKKAQTKNLNNTRKKEDLLENPVTPNESLYNSYQEIRQQLSQEVLSTVKKSSPAFFERLVLDVLLKMGYGGSLADAGEAVGRTGDGGIDGIIKEDKLGLDVIYVQAKRWDGSVGSKEIRDFVGALEGKRANKGVFITTSAFTDESGEYVKTIGKKVVLIDGAKLVELMIDNDVGVSTVSSYFIKKIDSDYFEEE from the coding sequence ATGCCAATTCCCGATTATCAATCAATAATGCTGCCTTTGCTGAAATTCTGCGCGGACGGACAGGAGCATTCCATAAAATCAGCAAGCGAACATGTCGCCAACGCTTTTAAGCTTACGGAGCAGGAAAAGAAAGAACTACTGCCGTCACAAACACAAACTGTGATATACAGCCGCACTTCGTGGGCGAGAACGTACTTGAGCAAAGCTGGATTATTAGCGGCACCGAAGAAGGCTCATCTCATCATCACTACCGAAGGGGTTGAAGTCTTGGGACAGAACCCCGAAAAAATAGATAACAAGTTTTTAACCCGGTTTCCACAATTTGCTGAATTCAAAAAAGCACAGACTAAAAACCTCAACAACACGCGCAAGAAAGAGGACTTGCTAGAGAACCCTGTCACGCCCAACGAATCTCTTTACAATAGCTACCAGGAAATACGCCAGCAATTGTCCCAAGAGGTGCTATCAACAGTCAAAAAAAGCTCCCCCGCATTTTTTGAAAGATTGGTGCTTGATGTGCTGTTAAAGATGGGATACGGCGGCTCGCTTGCAGACGCGGGAGAAGCCGTTGGCAGAACAGGCGACGGCGGCATAGATGGAATAATTAAGGAAGACAAATTAGGACTGGACGTGATTTATGTGCAGGCGAAAAGATGGGATGGTTCGGTCGGCTCAAAAGAAATCAGGGATTTTGTCGGCGCACTGGAGGGGAAAAGAGCGAATAAGGGCGTTTTCATCACAACATCCGCGTTTACCGACGAGTCAGGGGAATACGTAAAGACAATCGGGAAAAAAGTGGTTCTTATAGACGGAGCCAAACTCGTTGAACTGATGATAGACAACGACGTCGGCGTATCCACTGTCAGCAGTTACTTTATCAAAAAAATTGACAGCGACTATTTTGAGGAAGAATGA
- a CDS encoding TlpA disulfide reductase family protein: MKILKATMVAATTVAGCFAGACAAADGAKTAEPPAVKNGSAGRNTNFSLATCDGKTVSLDNYAGKPVLVIFMSSTCIDCKNAAPTMKKLAETYGPKGIAVVGLAMDTAAAPMREFAQKYQLAFPIGLNGKPVAKNYRSRGVPNFYLLDKTHSIAKFWYGADGGSAYEKDMFNTLDEMAARLAAK, translated from the coding sequence ATGAAGATACTCAAAGCCACAATGGTTGCCGCAACCACCGTTGCCGGTTGCTTTGCCGGCGCTTGCGCCGCGGCGGACGGCGCAAAAACCGCGGAACCGCCCGCCGTCAAAAACGGCTCAGCCGGTCGGAATACCAATTTTTCGCTTGCAACCTGCGACGGGAAAACCGTTTCGCTGGATAATTACGCCGGCAAGCCCGTGCTGGTCATTTTCATGAGTTCCACCTGCATTGACTGCAAAAACGCCGCCCCGACCATGAAAAAACTCGCCGAAACCTACGGCCCCAAGGGAATAGCCGTCGTCGGCCTGGCGATGGACACCGCAGCCGCGCCTATGCGCGAGTTCGCGCAGAAATACCAACTGGCCTTCCCCATCGGCCTCAACGGGAAACCCGTCGCTAAAAATTACCGCTCGCGCGGAGTGCCTAATTTTTACCTGCTGGACAAAACCCATTCCATCGCCAAATTCTGGTACGGCGCGGACGGCGGCAGCGCATACGAGAAAGACATGTTCAACACCCTGGACGAAATGGCGGCAAGGCTGGCCGCGAAATAA
- a CDS encoding 4Fe-4S dicluster domain-containing protein: MKRYSLKLDQLFAALARAGYAVKGPRLKDGDIVLGDIASPADLPAGYKDEQSPGRYRLTSGGGEYFGAVNYQPSWKELLFLQRETIWRAQKGAGGFSAEPEKISAPKTAFLGVRPCDMAAIKIQDRVFSGGEYADARYRARRDNVLIIAANCTRACANCFCASMGTGPDAGDGCDIALTETGESFVAQAGSAAGESLLKKCAAASKKQIAQADALVAAARAAITKQLDAKNIKRLLQDNQEHPRWKETGKRCLNCANCTMVCPTCFCSVMEDYTSLDGKQSWRTRRADSCFTMDFSHIHGCGSVRYSAKSRYRQWMTHKLAHWHDQFGSSGCVGCGRCITWCPVGIDITEEAAAIAGKP, translated from the coding sequence ATGAAGCGGTATTCGCTTAAACTGGACCAATTGTTTGCCGCGCTGGCGCGCGCGGGATACGCGGTTAAAGGCCCGCGCCTCAAAGACGGCGATATTGTGCTGGGCGATATTGCCTCGCCGGCGGATTTGCCTGCCGGGTATAAAGACGAGCAGTCGCCGGGGCGGTACCGTCTCACGAGCGGCGGGGGGGAGTATTTCGGCGCGGTAAACTATCAGCCGTCCTGGAAAGAACTTTTGTTTTTGCAGCGCGAGACAATCTGGCGCGCGCAGAAAGGCGCGGGCGGGTTTTCCGCAGAACCGGAGAAAATCTCCGCGCCGAAGACAGCTTTTCTCGGTGTGCGGCCATGCGATATGGCGGCAATCAAAATTCAGGACAGGGTTTTCTCCGGCGGGGAATATGCGGACGCGCGCTACCGCGCGCGGCGCGATAACGTCCTTATAATAGCGGCCAACTGTACGCGGGCCTGCGCAAACTGCTTTTGCGCCTCAATGGGAACGGGGCCGGACGCCGGGGACGGCTGCGACATCGCGCTGACCGAGACGGGGGAATCTTTTGTCGCGCAGGCCGGTTCCGCCGCGGGGGAATCGCTGCTTAAGAAATGCGCCGCCGCCTCAAAAAAGCAAATCGCGCAGGCGGATGCGCTGGTGGCGGCGGCGCGCGCCGCGATAACAAAGCAGCTTGACGCCAAAAACATAAAACGGCTTTTGCAGGACAATCAGGAGCATCCCCGCTGGAAAGAAACCGGCAAACGCTGCCTCAACTGCGCCAACTGCACCATGGTATGCCCGACGTGTTTCTGCTCGGTCATGGAGGATTACACCTCGCTTGACGGCAAACAATCCTGGCGGACGCGGCGGGCGGATTCGTGCTTTACTATGGATTTTTCGCATATTCACGGCTGCGGCAGCGTCAGATATTCCGCCAAATCGCGCTACCGGCAGTGGATGACGCACAAACTGGCGCACTGGCATGACCAGTTCGGCTCGTCCGGCTGCGTGGGCTGCGGACGGTGCATAACCTGGTGCCCCGTCGGGATAGATATAACGGAGGAGGCGGCGGCTATTGCCGGAAAGCCATGA
- a CDS encoding FAD/NAD(P)-binding protein gives MKEQLLPRNFVITQTARETADIFTWKLKPQDGKKFVFKPGQYNMIYVYGVGEAPISISGGPDELVHTTRAVGRVTNAMAALKKGAVVGVRGPFGTTWPMDKLEGKDIIFAAGGIGLAPLRPAIYHVLNNREKYGRCSLLIGAKKPEELIYRREISQWRARMDIEVMVTVDSAGKDWRGNTGVVTTLIPRAAFDPAKTAALVCGPEIMMRFAVKELCARGVSEENIHVTLERNMKCGLGLCGHCQLGPVFVCKDGPVFRYDGIKQWFLQKEA, from the coding sequence ATGAAAGAACAGTTGCTGCCGCGCAATTTCGTAATCACCCAAACCGCGCGGGAAACGGCGGATATTTTTACGTGGAAGCTAAAGCCGCAGGACGGGAAAAAATTTGTTTTCAAGCCGGGGCAGTATAACATGATTTACGTCTACGGCGTTGGCGAAGCCCCTATTTCAATAAGCGGCGGACCGGATGAACTGGTTCACACCACGCGCGCGGTGGGCCGCGTTACCAACGCGATGGCCGCTTTGAAAAAAGGCGCGGTTGTCGGCGTGCGCGGGCCTTTCGGAACCACCTGGCCGATGGACAAGCTGGAAGGCAAGGATATTATTTTCGCGGCGGGCGGAATCGGGCTTGCGCCGCTGCGCCCGGCAATTTATCATGTCTTGAACAACCGCGAAAAATACGGGCGGTGTTCGCTGCTAATCGGCGCGAAAAAGCCGGAGGAGCTTATTTACCGGCGGGAAATTTCGCAATGGCGCGCCCGCATGGATATTGAGGTCATGGTTACAGTGGACTCCGCCGGAAAAGACTGGCGCGGCAACACCGGCGTGGTGACAACGCTCATCCCGCGCGCGGCTTTTGACCCGGCCAAAACCGCCGCCCTTGTCTGCGGGCCGGAAATCATGATGCGCTTTGCGGTAAAAGAGCTTTGCGCGCGCGGCGTTTCCGAGGAGAATATCCACGTTACGCTGGAGCGCAATATGAAATGCGGGCTTGGCCTGTGCGGCCACTGCCAGTTGGGGCCGGTGTTTGTGTGCAAGGACGGGCCGGTGTTCCGGTACGACGGGATAAAACAATGGTTTCTTCAAAAAGAGGCGTAA